In one Paraburkholderia azotifigens genomic region, the following are encoded:
- a CDS encoding response regulator, with product MTAAAAVDQISFRRIIRRNIALPLALGVVTMAVFVALIAYLVNTMSWVEHSERVIGNANEMLRLAVDRESALRGFLITGDEAFLAPYQLGQPRFETEVDTLMELVSDNPSQVEQLKRIRGVQQRWDRFAQEMIDLRRRNLDYTDAVKSGRGKIEFDETRRLFGQFLAVEETLRQQRSSDTRNVTAILVGVFLLVSLSISGAIAWRGRRDLLNLSESYDGVLARQAEHTEVLQQQVWLRSGQRLLAEKIVGQSSPPLVGRAILDFLAQYLDVAVAALYVRDRATSSLKRVATYGFSEESEQATRSFRDAESLIGQAAASRRTLVLHDVPDDYVKVVSGTGMSPPRNLVVLPIENDGIVNGVVEMGFMRNIAPRDHEFLELVANSMGDFIEAALYRERLQDALSETQQLNEELQVQQEELRVSNEGLEERGRALVESQSRLEAQQAELEQTNVQLEDYARRLERQKADLLQAQSELEANAGRLEQSSRYKSEFLANMSHELRTPLNSSLILARLLQENRTGNLTDEQVRYAETIHASNSDLLVLINDILDLSKVEAGQITIDSERVPVDSMLQSLREMFEPMAATKHLQFSVERAPGVPETIFTDGQRVTQILRNLLSNALKFTEHGEVALTVAASDADTLRFDVRDTGIGIAADKLELIFEAFQQADGSTSRHYGGSGLGLSISREFARLLGGRVSVASEPGQGSVFTLWLPLQRTAEARAHASQAQAPQAFAPLTMPARTPSAAIESAPASTGSAPASIADDRDTRRHEARLILAIEDDLAFAEILRDLTHELDFDFVHAADGTTGLTLVRDMQPTAVLLDVGLPDRSGLTVLEWLKNDPATRHIPIHIVSATDHAEKALHLGAVGYTLKPTARTTLEAAIRRLESRLQQRMKRVLVIEDDAAMRESIRALLQSETTQIVAVATLAGALEQLSSTLFDCVVTDLALPDGTGYDLLEQLAADVTHQAMPVIVYTGRMLSGDEEHRLRRYSKSIIIKGAKSPERLLDEVTLFLHSVESSLAPEQQRMLRTVRQRDNQFEGRTILLAEDDVRNIFALSHVIEPLGATLEIARNGREALEALNSGREVDLVLMDIMMPEMDGLTAMSHIRRDPRFAHLPIIALTAKAMAQDRIRCLEAGADDYISKPIDVDKLISLCRVWLRQR from the coding sequence ATGACCGCCGCGGCCGCTGTCGATCAGATCAGTTTTCGCCGCATCATTCGCCGCAATATCGCGTTGCCGCTCGCACTCGGCGTCGTCACGATGGCGGTGTTCGTCGCGTTGATCGCCTACCTCGTCAACACGATGAGCTGGGTCGAGCATTCGGAGCGCGTGATCGGCAACGCGAACGAAATGCTGCGCCTCGCGGTCGATCGCGAGTCCGCTTTGCGCGGCTTTCTGATCACGGGCGACGAGGCCTTCCTCGCGCCGTATCAGCTGGGCCAGCCGCGCTTCGAAACGGAAGTCGATACGCTGATGGAGCTGGTGTCCGACAACCCGTCGCAGGTCGAACAGCTCAAGCGCATTCGCGGCGTGCAGCAACGCTGGGACCGCTTCGCGCAGGAGATGATCGATCTGCGCCGGCGCAATCTCGACTACACCGACGCAGTGAAGAGCGGACGCGGCAAAATCGAATTCGACGAAACGCGGCGGCTGTTCGGGCAGTTTCTGGCCGTGGAAGAAACACTGCGCCAGCAGCGCTCCAGCGACACGCGCAACGTCACGGCCATTCTGGTCGGCGTGTTTCTGCTCGTCAGCCTGTCGATCAGCGGCGCGATCGCGTGGCGCGGACGGCGCGATCTGCTGAACCTGTCCGAATCGTATGACGGCGTGCTCGCGCGTCAGGCCGAACACACTGAAGTCCTGCAGCAGCAGGTGTGGCTGCGCTCCGGGCAGCGCCTGCTCGCGGAGAAGATCGTCGGCCAGTCGAGTCCCCCCCTCGTCGGCCGCGCGATTCTCGACTTTCTCGCCCAATATCTCGACGTCGCGGTCGCGGCCTTGTACGTGCGCGACCGTGCGACGAGCAGTCTCAAGCGCGTCGCCACTTACGGCTTCAGCGAAGAGAGCGAACAGGCGACGCGTTCGTTTCGCGACGCCGAAAGCCTGATCGGCCAGGCAGCCGCGTCGCGCCGCACGCTCGTGTTGCACGATGTCCCCGACGACTACGTGAAAGTCGTGTCCGGCACGGGCATGAGCCCGCCGCGCAATCTCGTCGTTCTGCCGATCGAAAACGACGGCATCGTGAACGGCGTCGTCGAAATGGGCTTCATGCGCAACATCGCGCCGCGCGATCACGAGTTCCTGGAACTGGTCGCCAACAGCATGGGCGACTTCATCGAAGCCGCGCTGTATCGCGAGCGTCTGCAGGACGCACTCTCCGAAACGCAGCAATTGAATGAAGAGCTTCAGGTGCAGCAGGAAGAACTGCGCGTGTCGAACGAAGGTCTCGAAGAGCGCGGCCGCGCGCTCGTCGAGTCGCAATCGCGGCTCGAGGCGCAACAGGCGGAACTCGAGCAGACGAACGTGCAGCTCGAAGACTACGCCAGGCGCCTGGAGCGCCAGAAGGCCGACCTGCTCCAGGCGCAGAGCGAACTCGAAGCGAATGCCGGCCGGCTGGAGCAGTCGAGCCGCTACAAGTCCGAGTTTCTTGCGAACATGTCGCACGAATTGCGCACGCCGCTGAACAGCTCGCTGATCCTCGCGCGCCTGCTGCAGGAGAACCGCACGGGCAATCTCACCGACGAGCAGGTGCGCTACGCGGAAACGATCCATGCGTCGAACAGCGATCTGCTGGTGCTGATCAACGACATTCTCGATCTGTCGAAAGTGGAAGCCGGGCAGATCACGATCGACAGCGAACGGGTGCCCGTCGATTCGATGCTGCAGTCGCTGCGCGAAATGTTCGAGCCGATGGCGGCCACGAAGCATCTGCAGTTTTCGGTCGAGCGCGCACCGGGCGTGCCCGAGACGATCTTCACCGACGGTCAGCGCGTGACGCAGATCCTGCGCAATCTGCTGTCGAACGCGCTGAAGTTCACCGAGCACGGCGAAGTCGCGCTGACGGTGGCGGCCAGCGACGCGGACACGCTGCGCTTCGACGTGCGCGACACAGGCATCGGCATCGCTGCCGACAAGCTCGAACTGATCTTCGAAGCGTTCCAGCAGGCCGACGGCTCGACGAGCCGTCACTATGGCGGCAGCGGCCTCGGCCTGTCGATTTCGCGCGAATTCGCACGGCTGCTCGGCGGCCGCGTGAGTGTGGCAAGCGAGCCCGGCCAGGGCAGCGTGTTCACGCTCTGGCTGCCGCTGCAACGCACGGCTGAAGCACGGGCGCACGCATCGCAGGCGCAGGCGCCGCAAGCCTTCGCGCCGCTGACGATGCCCGCGCGCACGCCATCGGCCGCGATCGAATCCGCGCCTGCGTCCACGGGCAGCGCGCCCGCTTCGATCGCCGACGACCGCGACACGCGCCGCCATGAAGCGCGCCTGATTCTCGCGATCGAAGACGATCTCGCCTTTGCCGAGATCCTGCGCGATCTCACGCATGAACTCGACTTCGACTTCGTCCATGCCGCCGACGGCACGACGGGCCTGACGCTCGTGCGCGACATGCAGCCGACGGCCGTGCTGCTCGACGTCGGCCTGCCCGACCGCTCGGGGCTGACGGTGCTCGAATGGCTGAAGAACGATCCTGCGACGCGCCACATCCCGATTCACATCGTCTCCGCGACGGACCACGCCGAAAAGGCGCTGCATCTCGGCGCGGTCGGCTACACGCTGAAACCGACCGCGCGCACCACCCTCGAAGCGGCGATCCGCCGGCTCGAAAGCCGTCTGCAACAGCGCATGAAGCGCGTACTGGTGATCGAGGACGACGCCGCGATGCGCGAAAGCATCCGCGCGCTGCTGCAAAGCGAGACCACGCAGATCGTCGCTGTCGCGACGCTCGCGGGCGCGCTCGAGCAACTGTCGTCGACGCTGTTCGACTGCGTCGTCACGGACCTCGCGCTGCCCGACGGCACGGGTTACGATCTGCTCGAACAGCTTGCCGCCGACGTCACGCATCAGGCGATGCCCGTCATCGTCTACACGGGCCGCATGCTGTCGGGCGATGAAGAGCACCGGCTGCGCCGCTACTCCAAATCGATCATCATCAAGGGAGCGAAGTCGCCGGAGCGTCTGCTCGACGAAGTGACGCTGTTCCTGCATAGCGTCGAGTCGTCGCTCGCGCCCGAACAGCAGCGCATGCTGCGCACGGTGCGCCAACGCGACAACCAGTTCGAAGGGCGCACCATCCTGCTCGCGGAAGACGACGTGCGCAATATCTTCGCGCTGTCGCACGTGATCGAGCCGCTCGGTGCGACGCTCGAAATCGCGCGCAACGGACGCGAGGCGCTCGAAGCGCTGAACAGCGGACGCGAGGTGGATCTCGTGCTGATGGACATCATGATGCCGGAGATGGATGGCCTGACGGCGATGTCGCATATCCGCCGCGACCCGCGCTTTGCGCATCTGCCCATCATCGCGCTGACGGCGAAGGCGATGGCGCAGGACCGCATACGCTGCCTCGAAGCGGGCGCCGACGACTACATCTCGAAGCCGATCGACGTCGACAAGCTGATCTCGCTGTGCCGCGTGTGGCTGCGGCAGCGCTAG
- a CDS encoding DUF2242 domain-containing protein codes for MFSRSSRAALALTLPVLAALGACSTPPKAKLQEDFVSSGASPYTRTFQVTSTEACEGARRALLSQGYMTTLVRPDTVDASKNFQPASDSHFTVEFHIVCTAGDDATNSSIVYANAVQSGYALKKSDTSASVGLSVLGSLSLPIRQNSDAMVKISSETIQSGKFYDGFFNLIRHYLENVVRSAPVPGNSVEATQLPAPAPAPALVVTPMSTTPGGNPAPVIMPAPAKEHAAPGAAPTPTPIASAAAPVSTQTTAHDDAAAAAALLDDVPAVAASPASAAAAVSQ; via the coding sequence ATGTTCAGCCGCTCCTCCCGTGCCGCCCTCGCGTTGACCCTGCCCGTGCTTGCCGCGCTCGGCGCGTGCTCGACGCCGCCGAAGGCGAAACTGCAGGAAGACTTCGTCAGCAGCGGCGCGAGCCCGTACACGCGCACGTTTCAGGTGACGAGTACGGAGGCCTGCGAAGGCGCACGCCGCGCGCTGTTGAGCCAGGGTTACATGACGACGCTGGTGCGCCCCGATACCGTCGACGCCAGCAAGAATTTCCAGCCCGCCAGCGACTCGCATTTCACGGTCGAATTCCATATCGTCTGCACGGCGGGCGACGACGCGACCAACAGCAGCATCGTCTATGCGAACGCGGTGCAGAGCGGCTACGCGCTGAAGAAAAGCGACACGTCGGCTAGCGTCGGGCTGAGTGTGCTCGGCTCGTTGTCGCTGCCCATCCGCCAGAACAGCGACGCGATGGTGAAGATTTCCAGCGAAACCATCCAGTCGGGCAAGTTCTACGACGGCTTCTTCAATCTGATCCGCCATTATCTGGAGAACGTGGTGCGCAGCGCGCCCGTGCCCGGCAATAGCGTCGAGGCGACGCAACTGCCGGCGCCCGCTCCCGCGCCCGCGCTGGTCGTCACGCCGATGTCGACCACGCCGGGCGGGAATCCCGCGCCAGTGATCATGCCCGCGCCCGCGAAAGAACACGCCGCGCCTGGTGCCGCGCCGACGCCGACGCCGATCGCGTCGGCCGCCGCGCCCGTTTCAACCCAAACCACCGCGCACGACGATGCCGCGGCTGCGGCTGCGCTGCTCGACGATGTGCCCGCTGTTGCCGCATCGCCGGCATCGGCCGCGGCCGCTGTGTCGCAGTGA
- the motB gene encoding flagellar motor protein MotB → MAERRPRSEEASEKAAPVIVRRSKKGDGHGGHHGGAWKIAYADFVTAMMAFFLLMWLLGSTSKYDKQGIEDYFNTPLSSLLGGNEGTAAARPNVIQGGGRDISDTRPGDGKKSQQEPAKPTLTQATMAPNDTARLEQLKAKLSALIEETPALKAFKDQIRISITNEGLRIEIVDSLKRPMFATGSAKLQTYAVAILTQIGASLNDVDNRISIAGHTDAVTYANGPAGYSNWELSSERANAARRALVAGGMREDKLLQVRGLADVLPLNANVADEPTNRRISVLVLNKAAEQAFFRDGGRASIDEALPASEAIPGVVSKMK, encoded by the coding sequence ATGGCGGAAAGACGACCCCGCAGCGAAGAAGCGAGCGAAAAGGCCGCGCCCGTGATCGTGCGCCGCTCGAAGAAGGGCGACGGGCACGGCGGGCACCACGGCGGCGCATGGAAGATCGCCTACGCGGACTTCGTGACCGCAATGATGGCGTTCTTCCTCTTGATGTGGCTGCTCGGCTCGACGTCGAAGTACGACAAGCAGGGCATCGAGGATTACTTCAATACGCCGCTGTCGAGCTTGCTCGGCGGCAACGAAGGCACGGCGGCTGCGCGCCCGAACGTGATTCAGGGCGGCGGCCGCGACATCTCCGACACGCGTCCCGGCGACGGCAAGAAATCGCAGCAGGAGCCCGCGAAGCCGACGCTCACGCAGGCGACGATGGCGCCCAACGACACCGCGCGTCTCGAACAGCTGAAGGCGAAGCTGTCGGCGCTGATCGAAGAAACGCCTGCGTTGAAGGCGTTCAAGGATCAGATCCGCATCTCGATCACGAACGAAGGCTTGCGCATCGAGATCGTCGATTCGCTGAAGCGCCCGATGTTCGCCACGGGCAGCGCGAAACTGCAGACCTATGCCGTCGCGATTCTCACGCAGATCGGCGCGTCGCTGAACGATGTCGACAACCGCATTTCGATTGCGGGCCACACGGACGCCGTCACGTACGCGAACGGTCCAGCGGGCTATTCGAACTGGGAGCTGTCGTCGGAACGCGCGAACGCGGCGCGGCGCGCGCTGGTCGCGGGCGGCATGCGCGAAGACAAGCTGTTGCAGGTACGCGGTCTCGCGGACGTGCTGCCGCTCAATGCGAACGTCGCCGACGAACCAACCAACCGCCGCATCAGCGTGCTCGTGCTGAACAAGGCGGCCGAACAGGCGTTCTTCCGCGACGGCGGACGTGCGTCGATCGACGAAGCGCTGCCCGCCAGCGAGGCGATTCCCGGCGTGGTGTCGAAAATGAAGTAA
- the motA gene encoding flagellar motor stator protein MotA, whose translation MFVAIGWVLVIGSVIGSFVGVGGHLPALLQPFELLCIFGAAIGAFVVSNPVSVLKKTIKALPGCFKGGAYSKEIYLELIALLYELLQKARKEGMMALEADVNAPEESVLFQKYSHVLKDHHLLDFIVDYLRMMSTGNVNVLEMQDLMDEELETHHAESSVPANAIQKMADGLPAFGIVAAVMGVVHTMGSVGAPPAVLGEMIAGALVGTFLGILLAYGFIGPVADLLNAKGRAEAKPFQCVKAVLLASLSGYAPPVAVEFGRKVLFTADRPSFQELDDAVRATKMPKSA comes from the coding sequence ATGTTTGTCGCTATCGGTTGGGTACTGGTCATCGGCTCGGTGATCGGAAGCTTCGTGGGAGTGGGCGGCCATTTGCCCGCGCTGTTGCAGCCGTTCGAACTGCTGTGCATTTTCGGCGCGGCGATCGGCGCGTTCGTCGTCAGTAATCCCGTTTCGGTGCTGAAGAAAACCATTAAGGCTTTGCCCGGATGTTTCAAGGGCGGCGCCTATTCGAAAGAAATTTATCTGGAACTGATTGCGCTGCTTTATGAGCTGCTTCAAAAAGCGCGCAAGGAAGGCATGATGGCGCTCGAAGCCGACGTGAATGCGCCGGAAGAAAGCGTGCTCTTCCAGAAATATTCGCACGTTCTGAAAGACCATCATCTGCTCGATTTCATCGTCGATTATCTGCGGATGATGTCGACGGGCAACGTGAACGTGCTCGAGATGCAGGATCTGATGGACGAAGAGCTGGAGACGCACCACGCCGAGTCGTCGGTGCCTGCGAACGCGATCCAGAAGATGGCTGACGGGCTGCCCGCATTCGGCATCGTCGCGGCCGTGATGGGTGTCGTGCACACGATGGGCTCGGTCGGCGCGCCGCCCGCCGTGCTCGGCGAGATGATCGCGGGCGCGCTGGTCGGCACGTTCCTCGGCATTCTGCTCGCGTACGGTTTCATCGGCCCGGTCGCCGACCTGCTAAATGCGAAGGGCCGCGCGGAAGCCAAGCCGTTCCAGTGCGTGAAGGCCGTGCTGCTTGCGTCGCTGTCCGGCTACGCGCCGCCCGTCGCCGTCGAATTCGGCCGCAAGGTGCTGTTCACGGCGGACCGCCCGAGCTTCCAGGAGCTCGACGACGCCGTGCGCGCCACCAAGATGCCGAAGTCGGCCTGA
- a CDS encoding DUF4148 domain-containing protein → MHNARKLIVLLAAASLGIGAAAPAFAQTSDASGGTDATGAATTPAKPTKQQKKQARKEARAKKNAELKKLEDAGYQPGRANDPNYPQDLQNAQKKAGVGQGASQ, encoded by the coding sequence ATGCATAACGCCAGAAAACTGATCGTCCTTCTCGCCGCGGCCTCGTTGGGCATCGGCGCGGCTGCGCCGGCCTTCGCGCAGACTTCGGACGCTTCGGGCGGCACGGACGCAACGGGCGCCGCTACGACGCCCGCGAAGCCGACCAAGCAGCAGAAAAAGCAGGCCCGCAAAGAAGCACGCGCGAAGAAGAACGCTGAGTTGAAGAAGCTCGAAGACGCGGGCTACCAGCCTGGCCGCGCCAATGACCCGAACTACCCGCAGGATTTGCAAAACGCGCAGAAAAAGGCAGGTGTTGGACAAGGCGCCAGCCAGTAA
- a CDS encoding hybrid sensor histidine kinase/response regulator — MRNSPVNILIVDDIAHNITALEALLARPGVELLVANSGTDALDLLLKHEAALAILDVNMPGMNGFELASLMRGSPRTSHVPIIFLTATTEDASRTFRGYEAGAVDFLHKPFDPRILQSKVDVFVQLEQHKRQLADQLLATRQLLEANEMLMAVLGHDLRTPLGTVLASAEYLVRNAPDEQAATVAGRIRNSSLRMSRMVHQLLNLARLQGGRMQLQPRPSELATLCRGVIEEFATHERAGQIAFTSRGNTTGNWDTDLLWQAISNLISNALHHGAHDGPITVDVDAEEPNRLRLTVGNRGAIPAAVLPHLFEPFGSSNAGERSREGLGLGLHIVHKIVHMHGGKITGKSDDVIGTVFTIDLPRTAQSWVS, encoded by the coding sequence ATGAGGAATTCACCCGTCAACATTCTGATCGTCGACGACATCGCGCATAACATCACGGCGCTCGAAGCGCTGCTGGCGCGCCCGGGCGTCGAACTGCTGGTCGCGAACTCCGGGACGGACGCGCTCGACCTGCTGCTCAAGCATGAAGCCGCGCTCGCGATTCTCGACGTCAACATGCCCGGCATGAACGGCTTCGAACTCGCGTCGCTGATGCGCGGCAGCCCGCGCACGTCGCATGTACCCATCATCTTTCTGACGGCCACGACGGAAGATGCATCGCGCACGTTTCGCGGCTACGAAGCGGGTGCCGTCGACTTCCTGCACAAGCCGTTCGACCCGCGCATCCTGCAATCGAAGGTCGACGTGTTCGTGCAGTTGGAGCAACACAAGCGGCAACTCGCGGATCAGCTGCTGGCCACGCGCCAGCTGCTCGAAGCGAACGAAATGCTGATGGCCGTGCTCGGCCACGACCTGCGCACGCCGCTGGGCACGGTGCTGGCGTCGGCGGAATATCTGGTGCGCAATGCGCCCGACGAGCAAGCCGCGACCGTCGCGGGGCGCATCCGGAATAGTTCGCTGCGCATGTCGCGGATGGTGCATCAGCTGCTCAATCTCGCGCGGCTGCAAGGCGGCCGCATGCAGCTGCAGCCGCGCCCGAGCGAACTTGCTACGCTGTGCCGCGGTGTGATCGAAGAATTCGCGACCCATGAGCGCGCGGGCCAGATCGCGTTCACGTCGCGCGGCAACACGACGGGCAACTGGGACACAGACCTGCTGTGGCAAGCCATTTCGAATCTGATCAGCAACGCGCTGCATCACGGCGCGCACGACGGCCCGATTACCGTCGACGTCGATGCTGAAGAGCCGAACCGGCTCAGATTGACGGTCGGCAATCGCGGCGCGATTCCGGCCGCCGTGCTGCCGCACCTGTTCGAGCCGTTCGGATCGAGCAATGCGGGCGAACGGTCGCGCGAAGGGCTCGGCCTTGGGCTGCACATCGTGCACAAGATCGTGCACATGCATGGCGGCAAGATCACGGGCAAGTCGGACGATGTCATCGGCACCGTGTTTACCATCGATCTGCCGCGCACGGCGCAGAGCTGGGTCAGTTGA
- a CDS encoding CheR family methyltransferase, giving the protein MSRLTYDDSPQRLHDFDIELKLLLEAIYLKYQHDFRHYSMSSLRRRLGQALEEFGVATLSQLQDRIMRSEPDFVRLFHYLTVQVSDMFRDPAYFLALRNHVLPVLQTYPSIKVWVAGCSTGEELWSLKILFDEAGLTERTLFYATDINPDALARAEAGIYALDRIAGFTRNYLAAGGTRSLADYYHAAYSGARFAGSLKERVVFADHSLSTDEVFLEAHLVSCRNVLIYFDRGLQDRALGLFRDTLVRRGFLGLGSKESLRFSNQYDAFDEFRERERIYQKR; this is encoded by the coding sequence ATGAGCCGTCTCACGTACGACGATTCGCCGCAACGTCTGCACGATTTCGACATCGAGCTGAAGCTGCTGCTGGAAGCGATCTATCTGAAATACCAGCACGACTTCCGGCATTACTCGATGTCGTCGCTGCGGCGACGTCTCGGGCAGGCGCTCGAAGAATTCGGCGTCGCGACGCTGTCGCAACTGCAGGACAGGATCATGCGCAGCGAGCCGGACTTTGTGCGGCTGTTCCATTACCTCACGGTGCAGGTCAGCGACATGTTCCGCGACCCGGCCTACTTTCTGGCGCTGCGCAACCATGTGCTGCCCGTGCTGCAGACCTATCCGTCGATCAAGGTATGGGTAGCGGGGTGCAGCACAGGCGAGGAACTGTGGTCGCTGAAAATCCTGTTCGACGAAGCGGGACTCACCGAACGCACGCTGTTCTACGCGACCGACATCAATCCCGATGCACTCGCGCGCGCCGAAGCGGGCATTTACGCGCTCGACCGGATCGCGGGCTTCACGCGCAACTATCTGGCCGCGGGCGGCACGCGTTCGCTCGCGGACTACTATCACGCGGCGTACAGCGGCGCGCGCTTCGCCGGCTCGCTAAAGGAGCGCGTGGTGTTCGCGGATCACAGCCTGTCGACGGATGAAGTGTTTCTCGAAGCGCACCTCGTGTCGTGCCGCAATGTTCTGATCTATTTCGACCGCGGCTTGCAGGATCGCGCGCTCGGGCTCTTCAGGGACACGCTGGTGCGGCGCGGTTTCCTCGGCCTCGGGAGCAAGGAGAGTCTGCGCTTTTCGAATCAGTACGATGCCTTCGACGAATTTCGTGAGCGCGAGCGCATCTATCAGAAACGCTAG
- a CDS encoding chemotaxis protein CheB translates to METRAFDAVAIGASAGGIDALNVLLPALPASFGIAVLIVTHVPPHSPSCLAETLGYRCVLSVTEPDAGEPVLPGRVYLAPPGYHMLVDDDRTIALSIDSSVRYSRPSIDVLFESAAHVYRERLLGILLSGANDDGAHGLEVIRAMGGFTWVQDPETAVSSQMPRAAIARGAADEVLSPTQMARRLAGLPPHTRTMT, encoded by the coding sequence ATGGAAACGCGCGCGTTCGATGCAGTCGCGATCGGTGCGTCGGCGGGCGGCATCGACGCGTTGAACGTGCTGCTGCCCGCGCTGCCGGCGTCGTTTGGGATCGCCGTGCTGATCGTCACGCATGTGCCGCCGCATTCGCCCAGCTGCCTCGCTGAAACGCTCGGCTATCGCTGCGTGCTGAGCGTCACCGAGCCGGACGCGGGCGAGCCCGTGCTGCCGGGACGCGTGTATCTCGCACCGCCCGGCTATCACATGCTGGTCGACGACGACCGCACGATCGCGCTATCGATCGATTCGTCGGTGCGCTATTCGCGGCCGTCCATCGACGTGCTGTTCGAATCCGCCGCGCACGTCTACCGCGAACGGCTGCTCGGCATCCTGCTGTCGGGCGCCAACGACGACGGCGCGCACGGCCTCGAAGTGATCCGTGCGATGGGCGGCTTCACCTGGGTGCAAGACCCGGAAACGGCCGTCTCATCGCAGATGCCGCGCGCGGCCATCGCACGCGGCGCCGCCGACGAAGTGCTTTCTCCAACCCAGATGGCCCGGCGGCTCGCCGGTTTGCCGCCTCACACTAGAACGATGACATGA